One genomic region from Verrucomicrobiia bacterium encodes:
- a CDS encoding HEAT repeat domain-containing protein, with amino-acid sequence MTSKPSFQKYKWTFAIIATVIVVLAIIIHRSAEPEYDGKKLSEYLDALDARHPSYHLITADQVDHALRQMGDDALSHFVEMLHAEDTIPRGLHIYLYRNASWLNLNQPLTLGEIHWRGGVGLARLGHAGHSAIPQLIPLLDHPDAEMRKRAIWLLDTVGMEDAALIPILQKAFHDPSPPVVEEALDIVARRKTAASSILPLNTPLLQHPDARVRDSCTRALIAAHPQATNEIKPVLHKVSSDTDSVVRGNALMQFIERESDESIRQQVLTRFLSDPDVSIRFKVTNLLRSISFTNSVPAPVWPQSFAMNDIPLGDFLYVLQHNFGVPLQVSPGLNTSTPIRIDTYGFLPKAESIELLRLVLKEQAGLDLHIHTNGVISLTPIPLPGPRKPVP; translated from the coding sequence ATGACCAGCAAACCGTCATTTCAGAAATACAAATGGACATTCGCCATCATAGCGACGGTCATCGTTGTGTTGGCGATCATCATCCATCGCTCGGCTGAACCCGAGTACGACGGAAAGAAGCTAAGCGAGTATCTGGACGCACTAGATGCGCGCCACCCCTCCTATCACCTCATAACTGCAGATCAGGTGGATCATGCCCTTCGCCAGATGGGCGACGATGCCCTGTCTCATTTCGTAGAGATGCTTCATGCCGAAGATACCATCCCAAGAGGCCTACACATTTACCTGTACAGAAATGCTTCTTGGTTGAACCTCAATCAACCACTCACCTTGGGAGAGATTCATTGGCGGGGAGGTGTCGGACTGGCCAGACTCGGGCATGCTGGCCACAGCGCGATTCCACAACTTATACCGCTGCTCGACCACCCGGATGCTGAGATGCGCAAGCGTGCCATTTGGCTTTTGGACACTGTCGGCATGGAAGATGCCGCCTTGATTCCTATCTTGCAGAAAGCTTTCCACGACCCTTCACCACCGGTCGTTGAAGAAGCTTTGGATATTGTTGCGCGCCGAAAAACTGCCGCCTCATCAATCCTCCCTTTAAACACTCCTCTGTTGCAACATCCAGATGCGCGTGTCCGTGACTCCTGCACCAGAGCGCTGATCGCAGCCCATCCTCAGGCTACAAATGAGATCAAACCTGTCTTGCACAAAGTCTCCAGCGATACGGACTCCGTTGTCCGTGGAAATGCTCTAATGCAATTCATCGAACGGGAATCGGATGAATCCATCCGTCAACAGGTACTCACCCGCTTCCTCTCCGATCCTGATGTCTCCATCCGTTTCAAAGTCACCAATCTGCTGCGTTCCATCTCATTCACCAATTCAGTCCCTGCCCCTGTCTGGCCCCAATCCTTCGCCATGAATGACATTCCTTTGGGCGATTTTCTCTATGTTCTTCAGCATAACTTCGGTGTGCCGCTGCAAGTATCACCCGGGCTGAACACTAGCACCCCCATCCGCATAGATACCTATGGTTTCCTCCCCAAAGCTGAAAGCATCGAACTCCTAAGACTGGTTCTGAAAGAACAAGCCGGACTGGATCTCCATATCCACACCAACGGCGTGATTTCCCTCACCCCAATTCCACTGCCTGGTCCGCGTAAACCTGTTCCGTGA
- a CDS encoding metalloregulator ArsR/SmtB family transcription factor, producing the protein MVKTKTTAAGLPPEALELVAARFKVLAEPMRLRLLQLLESGERTVGELVSETGAGQANVSKHLTLLADAGMVGRRKEGLNVYYFIADPMVFDLCKLVCGSLQKQLAQKAKAFGG; encoded by the coding sequence ATGGTCAAAACCAAAACCACTGCCGCCGGTTTGCCGCCTGAAGCCTTGGAACTCGTGGCGGCCCGTTTCAAGGTGCTTGCCGAGCCCATGCGGCTGCGCCTGCTCCAGTTGCTGGAGAGCGGCGAACGCACTGTCGGCGAACTGGTGAGCGAAACAGGCGCCGGCCAGGCGAATGTTTCCAAGCATCTCACCCTCTTGGCCGATGCCGGCATGGTGGGCCGCCGCAAGGAAGGCTTGAACGTCTACTACTTCATCGCTGACCCGATGGTCTTCGACCTCTGCAAGCTCGTCTGCGGCAGTCTCCAGAAACAGCTCGCCCAAAAGGCCAAAGCCTTCGGCGGTTAA
- a CDS encoding rhodanese-like domain-containing protein, with translation MNATCDIASRNHRGLTPQQLQEQLERKEVCTVIDVREPMEFAGGHLACARLIPLGDLEKRLVEIPTDQPLVVVCRSGKRSGQAASLLQGKGFKQVRSLEGGLMAWEAAGLPLERDAKAPISLERQVRIAAGALVLVGVLLGTFVHPAFYGLSGFVGAGLIFAGITDWCGMGMLLAKAPWNRCQTSCR, from the coding sequence ATGAATGCGACCTGTGACATTGCCAGCCGAAACCACCGCGGCCTCACCCCGCAGCAACTGCAAGAGCAGCTAGAGCGCAAAGAAGTCTGCACCGTCATCGATGTCCGTGAACCGATGGAGTTCGCAGGCGGACACCTGGCCTGCGCCCGGCTGATCCCCTTGGGCGACTTGGAGAAGCGATTGGTCGAGATCCCGACCGATCAGCCTCTGGTCGTGGTGTGCCGTTCCGGGAAGCGGAGCGGGCAGGCAGCCAGTCTGTTGCAAGGCAAGGGGTTCAAACAGGTCCGCTCCTTGGAGGGCGGTCTGATGGCGTGGGAAGCGGCGGGCCTGCCGTTGGAACGCGATGCCAAAGCGCCCATCTCGCTTGAACGCCAAGTACGCATCGCCGCCGGGGCCTTGGTCTTGGTGGGTGTGCTGCTGGGCACGTTTGTTCATCCCGCGTTCTACGGATTGAGCGGGTTTGTCGGTGCGGGACTCATCTTCGCGGGCATCACGGATTGGTGCGGCATGGGCATGCTGCTGGCCAAGGCGCCGTGGAATCGCTGCCAGACCAGTTGCCGCTGA
- a CDS encoding sulfite exporter TauE/SafE family protein: MLLALTLGAGIGLALGLLGGGGSVITVPVLVYAAGVSPADAVAMSLAVVGGTSLVGAWLKHREQQVHKQATMMFGGIGMLGAWAGAHLTPLVTPKTLLVLFALLMVSIATIMLLRKESELTPKPECRPFRCLLSGLGVGVLTGFLGVGGGFLLVPAMVIFGRLPMKMAVGTSLVVIAFNSFAGLIGHGLNARLDWSLTGAFLLVAVIGMIAGSRLANDFPVARLQKAFAGFVMAVAAFLLLKNLT; this comes from the coding sequence ATGCTGCTGGCACTCACACTCGGAGCGGGAATCGGCCTCGCCTTGGGCCTCTTGGGAGGCGGCGGGTCAGTGATCACCGTTCCGGTGCTGGTCTATGCGGCGGGAGTGAGTCCAGCGGATGCGGTCGCCATGTCGCTGGCGGTGGTTGGTGGCACGAGCTTGGTCGGCGCGTGGCTCAAGCATCGGGAGCAGCAGGTGCATAAGCAGGCCACGATGATGTTTGGCGGCATCGGCATGCTAGGCGCATGGGCGGGTGCGCATCTCACGCCACTGGTCACACCCAAGACGTTACTGGTGCTCTTTGCGCTGCTGATGGTGAGCATTGCGACCATCATGTTACTGCGTAAGGAATCCGAACTGACGCCAAAGCCGGAGTGCCGACCATTTCGTTGCCTCTTGTCCGGGTTAGGTGTCGGGGTGCTCACTGGGTTTCTGGGCGTAGGCGGCGGTTTCTTGCTGGTGCCTGCGATGGTCATCTTTGGCCGGTTGCCGATGAAGATGGCGGTGGGCACTTCGTTGGTCGTCATCGCTTTCAACTCGTTTGCCGGACTCATCGGTCATGGACTCAATGCCCGCCTCGATTGGTCGCTCACGGGTGCGTTCTTGCTGGTGGCCGTCATCGGGATGATCGCCGGGAGCCGATTGGCGAATGACTTTCCGGTAGCGCGGCTGCAAAAGGCTTTCGCGGGATTCGTAATGGCTGTTGCCGCGTTCCTGCTCCTGAAGAATTTAACTTAA
- a CDS encoding MBL fold metallo-hydrolase: MILKRYFVEGLAHASYLVGSKGEAVVIDPKRDVEDYLADAAVEGLRITAILNTHPHADFASGFIELAQRSGATIYTSHLAPVIYQHRPAKDGDRITVGDLEIEMLETPGHSPDSLSFLVSKDGKPEVVFTGDLLFVNDVGRPDLRDADADPVVLADQLYDSLFNKILSLPGAVKVYPAHGAGSLCGRALGSAPFTTVAQEQQNNWAAQIKDRKEFVKQMTANLPARPAYFSYDVGINVQGASPYSELPALKQLTEEQVKAAASAGAYVIDTRTGPFFGAGHFPNSLNIGMGSAMFSTWTGFFVPGGKPIVLVVGAAANAAKARLELARIGFDNVVGYVEADSLHETRQLSQLSVCDLKSGLKRGDAPIVLDVRTPGEWNSGHIEGAEHIPLPDLMKRMEECPKDESLAVICGSGYRSTIAASILMGAGFTRVQNVMGGMGAYQETKCASWQAADLVFAK; encoded by the coding sequence ATGATACTAAAACGTTATTTTGTCGAAGGGCTCGCCCACGCTTCCTATCTGGTGGGCAGCAAGGGCGAGGCAGTGGTGATCGATCCCAAACGCGACGTGGAAGATTATCTCGCGGACGCCGCAGTCGAGGGGTTGCGCATCACCGCCATTTTGAATACGCACCCGCATGCGGATTTCGCGAGCGGTTTCATCGAGTTGGCGCAACGCAGCGGCGCGACCATCTACACCTCGCATCTCGCGCCGGTGATCTATCAGCATCGGCCGGCGAAAGATGGCGACCGCATCACAGTGGGTGACCTGGAGATCGAGATGCTCGAAACACCGGGCCATTCACCGGACAGTCTAAGCTTTCTGGTGAGCAAAGATGGGAAACCGGAAGTGGTCTTCACAGGCGACCTGTTGTTCGTGAACGATGTAGGTCGTCCGGATCTGCGTGATGCCGATGCCGACCCGGTCGTGCTGGCGGATCAATTGTATGATTCCCTGTTCAACAAGATCCTCAGCCTGCCGGGCGCGGTGAAGGTGTATCCCGCGCACGGGGCCGGTTCGCTTTGCGGACGGGCCTTGGGTTCGGCCCCATTCACCACCGTGGCACAAGAACAGCAGAACAATTGGGCGGCACAGATCAAGGACCGGAAGGAATTCGTGAAGCAGATGACGGCGAATCTCCCGGCGCGCCCGGCCTACTTCAGCTACGATGTGGGCATCAATGTGCAAGGGGCCTCGCCCTATAGTGAATTGCCAGCGCTCAAACAACTGACGGAAGAGCAAGTGAAGGCGGCGGCTAGTGCCGGGGCATACGTCATTGATACACGCACCGGGCCGTTCTTCGGCGCAGGTCATTTTCCGAACAGTCTGAATATCGGGATGGGCAGTGCCATGTTCTCCACCTGGACCGGTTTCTTTGTGCCGGGTGGTAAACCGATCGTGCTGGTGGTCGGCGCAGCGGCCAACGCAGCGAAAGCCCGGCTGGAACTGGCCCGCATCGGATTCGACAATGTGGTGGGTTATGTGGAAGCGGATTCGCTACATGAGACCCGGCAGCTTTCGCAGCTCAGTGTCTGCGATCTCAAGTCAGGCTTGAAGCGTGGCGATGCGCCCATCGTGCTGGATGTGCGCACGCCGGGCGAATGGAACTCGGGACATATCGAAGGTGCCGAGCATATTCCCCTGCCCGACCTGATGAAGCGCATGGAAGAATGCCCGAAAGACGAATCGCTCGCGGTCATCTGCGGCAGTGGCTATCGCAGCACCATCGCGGCCAGCATTTTGATGGGGGCCGGATTCACGCGGGTGCAGAATGTGATGGGCGGCATGGGTGCGTATCAGGAGACGAAGTGCGCGAGCTGGCAGGCGGCGGATCTGGTCTTCGCGAAGTGA
- a CDS encoding NAD(P)/FAD-dependent oxidoreductase encodes MKTDVLVIGAGAAGLMCAITAGQRGRSVRVLEHNERVGKKILISGGGRCNFTNLGVGPDNYISNNPHFVKSALARYKPKDFIALVERHGIAYHEKKLGQQFCDTSSKEIVDMLLTECEWAGVAISLNCKVTAVQKTTCYQVQTNQGVYEADSLVVSCGALSFPNLGVSDFGYRLAEQFGLKVLPRRPGLVPLKFNEQDLRAYAELSGLSVDTIATANGKSFRENILFTHRGITGPAILQVSSYRGENDPITINMLPDQSAKELLLANKTDARELPNFLSQYVPRRFAHAWCAQNQLVKPVKHFKPAELEDIGTRLQNWTIKPSGTEGYVKAEVTLGGIDTDELSSKTMESRKVPGLYFIGEVVDVTGWLGGYNFQWAWASGHAAGEVV; translated from the coding sequence ATGAAGACGGACGTGCTGGTCATCGGGGCTGGTGCGGCGGGATTGATGTGCGCCATCACGGCGGGCCAGCGTGGCCGGTCGGTGCGGGTGCTGGAGCATAATGAGCGTGTGGGGAAGAAGATACTCATCTCCGGTGGTGGGCGTTGCAATTTCACGAACTTGGGAGTGGGGCCGGATAACTACATCTCGAACAATCCGCATTTTGTGAAGTCGGCGTTGGCGCGGTATAAGCCGAAGGATTTCATCGCGCTGGTGGAGCGGCACGGCATCGCGTATCACGAGAAGAAGCTCGGGCAGCAATTCTGTGATACGAGTTCAAAGGAGATCGTGGACATGCTGCTCACGGAGTGTGAGTGGGCGGGCGTGGCGATCAGCCTGAACTGCAAGGTGACGGCGGTGCAGAAGACCACGTGCTATCAGGTGCAGACGAATCAGGGGGTGTATGAGGCGGATTCGCTGGTGGTCTCGTGTGGCGCGCTTTCTTTTCCGAATCTGGGGGTGTCGGATTTCGGGTATCGTCTGGCCGAGCAGTTTGGGTTGAAGGTGCTGCCGCGTCGGCCGGGATTGGTGCCGCTGAAATTCAATGAACAGGATTTGCGCGCGTATGCGGAGTTGAGCGGGCTTTCGGTGGATACGATCGCGACGGCGAATGGAAAATCGTTTCGTGAAAATATCCTGTTCACGCATCGTGGCATCACGGGACCTGCGATCTTGCAGGTGTCGTCGTATCGCGGAGAGAATGATCCAATCACGATCAACATGTTGCCGGATCAGTCAGCAAAGGAGTTGTTGCTGGCGAACAAGACGGATGCGCGGGAGCTGCCGAATTTTTTGAGCCAATATGTGCCGCGACGTTTTGCGCATGCATGGTGTGCACAGAATCAACTGGTGAAGCCGGTGAAGCATTTCAAGCCGGCGGAACTGGAGGACATTGGCACGCGGTTGCAGAACTGGACGATCAAGCCGAGTGGCACGGAAGGTTACGTGAAGGCGGAGGTGACGCTGGGGGGCATTGATACGGATGAGCTCTCCTCCAAGACGATGGAGTCGCGCAAGGTGCCGGGGCTTTATTTCATCGGCGAGGTGGTGGATGTGACGGGATGGCTGGGCGGGTATAATTTTCAGTGGGCGTGGGCGTCAGGTCATGCGGCGGGGGAAGTGGTGTGA
- a CDS encoding SRPBCC family protein: MTHVFTTQLWLPLPREKIFPFFADAANLEAITPSWLNFQTLTPSPIEMRPGTLIDYKLKIRGIPVKWRTHIKAWEPPYRFVDEQVIGPYHKWVHEHTFEEKDGGTLCKDRVEYQVPGGWLIDKLFVRADVERIFAYRRERLEELLIRHDSSTVSLPL; the protein is encoded by the coding sequence ATGACCCACGTCTTTACCACGCAGCTCTGGCTGCCCCTGCCGCGCGAAAAGATTTTCCCCTTCTTCGCAGATGCTGCGAATCTGGAAGCGATCACCCCCTCGTGGCTGAACTTCCAGACACTCACGCCTTCCCCCATCGAGATGCGTCCAGGCACGCTCATCGACTATAAATTGAAGATCCGCGGCATCCCCGTGAAATGGCGCACGCACATCAAGGCCTGGGAACCTCCCTATCGCTTCGTAGATGAACAAGTGATCGGCCCCTATCACAAATGGGTCCACGAACACACCTTCGAAGAAAAAGACGGCGGCACCCTCTGCAAAGATCGCGTGGAATACCAAGTCCCCGGCGGCTGGCTCATCGATAAGCTGTTCGTGCGCGCCGATGTCGAACGCATCTTTGCTTATCGGCGGGAGCGGTTAGAGGAACTGCTTATACGACACGACTCAAGCACAGTGTCCCTTCCGTTGTGA
- a CDS encoding MerR family transcriptional regulator, whose translation MESRHPIKVAARKTGLTPHVIRVWERRYGAVQPSRSGTNRRLYSDADIEHLQLLCQLTKAGYSIGGIASLPAGELRELSGKIAGSCTVTSPENTTTSTLTLAPENLAIVQFVEEALNAICKMNDSKLEEMLIHAGKQFGRDNLLQKLVPPLIQMVGDRWESGQVKVAQEHFASAILRTFLSNTIKACPPVESAPVLVVSTPPGQLHELGAILIAALAANQGWRVTYLGPNLPAEEVGAAALLCGARAVALSIVYPVDDPRLSEELLTLRESLPTDMAILIGGRAAPAYAPTVTSTGIQHLDCLLQFTIKLDELRATRPACRCVD comes from the coding sequence ATGGAATCGCGTCATCCTATCAAGGTAGCTGCCCGTAAGACCGGGTTGACACCCCACGTCATCCGGGTCTGGGAGAGACGTTATGGTGCCGTTCAACCGTCCCGCTCTGGCACTAACCGCCGTCTTTACTCCGACGCCGACATAGAGCATTTGCAGCTATTGTGCCAGTTGACCAAGGCGGGCTATTCTATCGGCGGCATCGCCTCCCTCCCAGCGGGCGAATTGCGTGAACTTTCAGGCAAAATCGCAGGTTCTTGCACCGTCACATCGCCGGAAAATACCACGACAAGCACCCTGACTTTGGCTCCGGAAAACCTAGCTATCGTGCAATTTGTAGAAGAAGCACTGAATGCGATTTGCAAAATGAACGATTCCAAGCTGGAGGAAATGCTCATTCACGCCGGGAAACAATTTGGACGTGATAACCTTCTCCAAAAACTAGTCCCCCCGCTCATTCAGATGGTTGGAGACCGCTGGGAAAGCGGTCAGGTCAAGGTGGCTCAAGAACACTTCGCCTCCGCCATCCTCCGCACCTTTCTCAGTAACACCATCAAAGCGTGCCCGCCCGTTGAATCTGCTCCCGTCCTGGTAGTTTCCACTCCGCCTGGTCAGTTGCATGAATTAGGAGCCATCCTCATCGCCGCCTTGGCCGCGAACCAAGGTTGGCGCGTGACCTATCTCGGCCCCAATCTGCCTGCTGAAGAGGTCGGTGCTGCCGCTCTCCTTTGTGGCGCTCGTGCGGTCGCTCTCAGCATCGTTTATCCAGTAGACGATCCGCGCCTCAGTGAAGAACTCCTGACTTTGCGCGAATCATTACCCACAGACATGGCCATCCTCATCGGTGGCCGCGCTGCTCCGGCCTACGCCCCCACGGTGACCAGCACTGGCATCCAACACTTGGACTGCCTCCTCCAGTTCACCATTAAGCTCGATGAACTGCGCGCCACCCGCCCCGCCTGCCGCTGTGTGGATTGA
- a CDS encoding sigma-70 family RNA polymerase sigma factor: protein MKLAISSRSVPTAPRRKAVSIAAPAVNPALPVSIKIAPVPVLAQAEEADKKTIVVENFSQPVPVEYEPRTAYSLYLREVGETKLLSAQEEIELAARIKKGDEAARERMIRANLRLVVKIARDYEDFGLPLLDLINEGNIGLMKAVERFDPAKGAKFSTYSAWWIKQSIKRALANQSKTIRLPVHMVDKIAKMRRAVTKLTEELGREPSDEEVGEEMGIKTRRVRLMRLSAMRPASLDQPIGEDDSNVMGDLVQDERAVNAYEDLEKKTLTAQIADLVKHLDPREASILRYRFGLEGGKERTLEEVGKKFGVTRERIRQLQNSALLKLRKMMEQADMMQAAA from the coding sequence ATGAAACTCGCCATCTCCTCCCGTTCTGTCCCGACCGCTCCGCGTCGTAAAGCGGTTTCAATCGCCGCTCCGGCTGTTAATCCTGCTTTGCCCGTCTCCATCAAGATTGCGCCTGTGCCTGTCTTGGCCCAGGCAGAAGAGGCGGACAAAAAGACCATAGTCGTCGAGAATTTTTCCCAGCCAGTGCCGGTGGAATACGAGCCGCGCACTGCTTACAGCCTCTATCTGCGCGAAGTGGGTGAGACGAAGTTGCTCTCCGCCCAAGAGGAGATCGAATTGGCGGCGCGTATCAAGAAAGGCGATGAAGCGGCTCGCGAACGGATGATCCGCGCGAACCTTCGCCTCGTGGTGAAGATCGCCCGTGATTACGAAGATTTCGGCCTGCCGCTGCTGGACTTGATCAATGAGGGCAACATTGGCCTGATGAAGGCCGTGGAACGTTTCGACCCGGCGAAGGGTGCGAAGTTCTCCACCTACAGCGCCTGGTGGATCAAGCAATCCATCAAACGCGCTTTGGCGAACCAGTCGAAGACCATCCGCCTGCCAGTGCATATGGTAGACAAGATCGCGAAGATGCGCCGGGCGGTGACAAAGCTCACGGAAGAGTTGGGTCGCGAGCCATCGGATGAGGAAGTGGGCGAGGAGATGGGCATCAAGACGCGTCGTGTGCGGCTCATGCGCCTCTCAGCGATGCGCCCGGCCTCGCTGGATCAACCGATTGGCGAAGATGACAGCAATGTGATGGGCGATCTTGTTCAGGACGAACGCGCGGTGAACGCGTATGAAGATCTGGAAAAGAAGACGCTCACGGCGCAGATCGCGGACCTGGTGAAGCATCTCGATCCGCGCGAGGCGAGCATCCTGCGTTATCGTTTCGGACTGGAAGGCGGCAAGGAACGTACGCTGGAAGAAGTGGGTAAGAAATTCGGCGTGACGCGTGAGCGCATCCGCCAGTTGCAGAATTCCGCGCTGCTGAAGCTCCGCAAGATGATGGAGCAGGCGGACATGATGCAGGCGGCGGCGTAA
- a CDS encoding PQQ-binding-like beta-propeller repeat protein has protein sequence MMPIASRLSLVVSTFTSLLSFNALAEDGDWNRWRGPNHNGIAATNKLTAAFPVTAPKELWKAQIGVGFSSVAISDGKVYASGNAANKDTIWCLNATDGKVAWSHSYDAPIDPNLYEGGPNSTPTVDGDKVYTLGRRGQVFCFDKTSGKVIWSDNLAQKTGAQLPDWGFSGSPLVEGNVVIYNIGLAGVGVDKTTGKILWRSGAGKAGYGSPVPFTLNGQRGVALFAAKELVALNPTTGQRLWAFPWQTSYDVNAADPMVMNDHFFISSGYNRGCALIRVQGNQPQLVWENKNMRNQFNPSIVLGGLLVGIDGNTTERATLKAIDPKTGQNRWTFQQPVGNGGVIAAGNQLIVLGGNGQLLAGPVTGTGFQPKARAQILGGKTWTAPAFAHGKLYARNAKGDLVCIALDGQ, from the coding sequence ATGATGCCTATTGCCTCCCGGCTTTCCTTGGTCGTCTCCACTTTCACCAGCCTGCTTTCCTTTAATGCTCTCGCAGAAGATGGCGATTGGAATCGCTGGCGCGGACCAAATCACAACGGCATCGCCGCCACGAACAAACTCACCGCCGCCTTTCCCGTCACTGCGCCGAAAGAATTGTGGAAGGCACAGATCGGTGTGGGCTTCTCCTCCGTCGCCATCAGTGACGGAAAAGTGTACGCCTCAGGCAACGCTGCGAACAAAGACACCATCTGGTGCCTGAACGCCACCGATGGCAAAGTCGCTTGGTCGCACAGTTACGACGCCCCCATCGATCCGAATCTCTACGAAGGCGGCCCGAACTCCACGCCCACCGTGGATGGTGATAAAGTCTACACCCTCGGCCGACGCGGTCAGGTCTTCTGCTTCGATAAAACCAGCGGCAAAGTCATTTGGTCTGATAACCTCGCGCAAAAGACCGGTGCACAATTGCCAGACTGGGGCTTCTCCGGCTCACCACTCGTGGAAGGCAACGTCGTCATTTACAACATCGGTTTGGCCGGCGTGGGTGTGGACAAGACCACAGGCAAGATTCTCTGGCGGAGCGGAGCGGGCAAAGCTGGTTACGGCTCACCTGTCCCTTTCACCTTGAATGGTCAACGCGGTGTCGCCCTCTTCGCTGCGAAAGAACTCGTCGCCCTGAACCCCACCACCGGTCAGCGTCTCTGGGCCTTCCCATGGCAGACCAGCTACGATGTGAACGCCGCCGATCCCATGGTGATGAATGACCACTTCTTCATCTCCTCCGGTTACAATCGTGGCTGCGCCCTCATCCGTGTGCAAGGCAACCAGCCGCAACTCGTCTGGGAAAACAAGAACATGCGCAATCAGTTCAATCCCAGCATCGTCCTCGGCGGCCTGCTCGTAGGCATCGATGGCAACACCACCGAACGCGCCACCCTGAAAGCCATCGATCCTAAGACCGGTCAAAACCGCTGGACCTTTCAGCAACCCGTCGGCAACGGCGGCGTCATCGCCGCTGGTAATCAACTCATCGTCCTCGGCGGCAACGGTCAGTTGCTGGCCGGCCCTGTCACTGGAACTGGCTTCCAACCCAAAGCCCGCGCCCAAATCCTCGGCGGCAAAACATGGACCGCCCCTGCCTTCGCCCATGGCAAACTCTACGCCCGCAACGCCAAAGGCGACCTCGTCTGCATCGCCCTGGATGGGCAATAG